The following coding sequences are from one Bacteroidales bacterium WCE2008 window:
- a CDS encoding Cytosine/adenosine deaminase — MKRIAAKYLFPLENSEPVLNGFVEVEDDGTVIRTGVCDDPSAEENFLDGVLAPGLVNTHCHIELSYMWKLFRKGTGMAGFIDQINALRDTSPLEEKLADIQHWMDHLWQQGVSAMGDISNCDDSFAIKAASPMYTRTFLEVFGTEPEDCASVIEGVLKLKEKADACGIDAAPTPHSCYTMSPELVTASSAEGLKSGFLSFHSEETDEEEEMLKSGSGRMWENRKAAGMSTPPVTGKSSLLYFIDRLEKAHLAPFDEHILLVHEVCMDQEGMDAVKKVMKNAYIALCPLSNLFIHNALPPVGLMRENGMKLTVGTDSLSSNDDLDMIAELRCLQENFADLKLGELLTWASRNGAEFLSVEDRYGRIAPGMKPGLVYIDNIGEGLRLTPQSRSYRVI, encoded by the coding sequence ATGAAAAGAATAGCAGCGAAATACCTGTTCCCGCTGGAGAATAGCGAACCGGTCCTCAATGGATTCGTCGAAGTCGAGGATGACGGCACGGTTATCCGTACCGGGGTCTGCGACGATCCGTCGGCTGAAGAGAACTTCCTCGACGGAGTCCTTGCTCCCGGACTTGTCAATACGCACTGCCATATCGAGCTTTCCTATATGTGGAAACTCTTCCGCAAAGGGACCGGAATGGCAGGGTTCATTGACCAGATCAACGCCCTCAGGGATACCAGCCCGCTCGAAGAGAAACTCGCCGATATCCAGCACTGGATGGACCATCTCTGGCAGCAGGGAGTCTCCGCGATGGGGGATATCAGCAACTGCGACGATTCGTTCGCAATCAAGGCTGCGTCACCGATGTACACAAGGACATTCCTGGAAGTATTCGGTACCGAGCCCGAGGATTGCGCTTCGGTCATCGAGGGCGTGCTGAAACTTAAGGAAAAGGCTGACGCCTGCGGCATCGATGCCGCGCCTACTCCTCATTCATGCTATACCATGAGCCCGGAACTCGTGACTGCGTCAAGTGCCGAGGGCCTCAAATCCGGCTTCCTGTCGTTCCATAGCGAGGAGACGGACGAGGAGGAAGAGATGCTGAAGTCCGGCAGCGGCCGCATGTGGGAGAACCGCAAGGCAGCAGGCATGAGCACTCCGCCGGTTACCGGGAAGTCTTCGCTTCTGTATTTCATAGACAGGCTTGAAAAGGCGCATCTGGCCCCGTTCGACGAGCATATACTGCTTGTCCACGAAGTATGCATGGACCAGGAAGGAATGGATGCAGTCAAGAAAGTCATGAAAAATGCTTATATTGCACTCTGTCCGTTGTCTAACCTTTTCATCCACAACGCTCTTCCGCCTGTCGGCCTGATGCGCGAGAATGGAATGAAACTTACGGTCGGCACCGATTCTCTGTCCAGCAATGATGACCTGGATATGATTGCCGAGCTGCGCTGCCTGCAGGAGAACTTCGCTGATCTCAAGCTTGGAGAACTGCTTACCTGGGCAAGCCGCAACGGCGCTGAATTCCTCTCTGTAGAGGACCGTTATGGACGTATCGCCCCTGGCATGAAACCGGGCCTCGTATATATCGACAATATCGGAGAAGGCCTGAGACTTACCCCTCAGAGCCGTTCATATAGGGTAATCTAA